The Manihot esculenta cultivar AM560-2 chromosome 1, M.esculenta_v8, whole genome shotgun sequence genome has a window encoding:
- the LOC110629761 gene encoding (S)-ureidoglycine aminohydrolase, whose translation MPILSMSSLHSLLLLPLISMMLSLVIGSTDGGFCSAPSTFDEEEASKSLYWKVTNPTLSPSHLQDLPGFTRSVYKRDHALITPESHVFSPLPEWTNTLGAYLITPAMGSHFVMYLAKMQGKSRSGLPPHDVERFIFVVQGSVILTNASSASHKLMVDSYAYLPPNFEHFVECDGSATLAVFERRYAFLDNLSTELIVGSTDKQPLLETPGEVFELRKLLPPSLPYDFNIHIMDFQPGEYLNVKEVHYNQHGLLLLEGHGIYRLGDSWYPVQSGDVIWMAPFVPQWYAALGKTRSRYLLYKDVNRNPL comes from the exons ATGCCAATTCTCTCCATGTCTTCGCTACACTCTCTTCTCCTCCTCCCACTGATCTCTATGATGTTAA GTTTGGTTATAGGTTCAACTGATGGAGGGTTCTGCTCCGCACCTTCAACATTCGATGAGGAAGAAGCTTCCAAATCTCTCTACTGGAAAGTTACAAATCCCACTCTTTCCCCTTCTCATCTCCAAG ACTTGCCAGGTTTCACGCGCAGTGTTTATAAAAGAGATCATGCTTTAATAACTCCTGAAAGTCATGTATTCAGTCCTTTACCTGAGTG GACCAATACCTTAGGGGCATATCTAATCACACCGGCTATGGGCTCACACTTTGTTATGTACTTAGCAAAGATGCAAG GAAAATCAAGATCAGGGCTCCCTCCTCATGATGTAGAGAG GTTCATATTCGTGGTTCAGGGTTCTGTGATTCTCACAAATGCATCTAGTGCCAGTCACAAACTAATG GTCGATTCATATGCTTATCTACCTCCCAATTTTGAACACTTTGTGGAGTGTGATGGATCTGCTACTCTTGCTGTCTTTGAACGAAG gtATGCTTTTCTAGACAATCTAAGTACTGAACTGATTGTGGGTTCAACAGACAAGCAGCCACTTCTTGAGACTCCAGGGGAG GTTTTTGAACTTAGGAAGCTTCTTCCTCCATCATTACCTTATGACTTCAATATCCAT ATTATGGATTTTCAACCCGGTGAATACCTTAATGTGAAG GAAGTCCATTATAATCAGCATGGTTTACTGCTATTAGAGGGCCATGGTATTTATCGTCTGGGTGATAGCTG GTATCCAGTCCAATCTGGTGATGTCATCTGGATGGCCCCATTCGTGCCTCAGTG GTATGCTGCACTTGGTAAAACCCGGTCACGGTATTTGCTGTATAAAGATGTCAACAGGAATCCATTGTAA
- the LOC122724322 gene encoding uncharacterized protein LOC122724322 — protein sequence MHAIFDAFGDGRSVTEIAIELAQVASSEKVSRPSGKASSRASKPSSHSTKSAQPSSRGGLSSKSTEQVGQGAAHSTEEVSRGKFKSPAEDKETSGTGMEIILLGGQSPEVSGESAPAPVRTEPEGSEGIPAKIGGKGVAADPSLPSPGNSLKTPGITSESPASAVADLLREQMFGGATEASDPRLLALTGLLASFTKEQVTGLFMEVDIRDRSLRESVDRRIEEARLEENISATSDARGNLVAAREQIQSLQVELHSALEALKKAEEKTAETAKHTSSLEDELSRTRNVLQEADERAATLEVRCREVLEQLSSMTEALKERDEAVSQKAEVQRQFDALKADLEGLQTHLEEVKAQREMALARVQTSYVYSEALN from the exons atgcacgcaatttttgacgccttcgGGGATGGGCGctctgtaactgagattgctatAGAGCTAGCTCAGGTCGCTTCCTCCGAGAAGGTCAGCCGGCCTTCTGGtaaagcttcttctcgagcttccaagccgagctctcacAGCACTAAATCAGCTCAGCCATCTAGCCGTGGTGGGTTGAGCTCAAAGTCTACTGAACAAGTGGGACAgggtgctgcccattctactgagGAGGTGTCAAGGGGAAAGTTTAAGTCCCCTGctgaagacaaggagacctctgggacggggatggagatcatcctcctagggGGTCAAAGTccagaggtttctggtgaaagtgcccctgcccctgtgaggactgaacctGAGGGTTCTGAGGGCATTCCAGCAAAGATCGGAG ggaaaGGTGTTGCTGCTGACCCGTCATTGCCTTCTCCTGGCAATTCTCTAAAgacgccgggtattacatccgagtctccggccagtgctgttgcCGACCTTCTTAGGGAGCAAATGTTTGGTGGAGCCacagaggcctcggatccaCGCCTTCTTGCTCTGACCGGCCTTTTAGCCAGCTTTACCAAGGAGCAA gtgacgggcctctttatggaggtggatatcCGTGATCGCTCCCTCCGGGAGTCCGTAGATCGCCGAATTGAAGAGGCACGTCTGGAGGAGAATATATCTGCCACCAGTGATGCGAGGGGCAATTTGGTAGCTgctcgggagcagatccagtccctccaggtggaaTTGCATTCTGCGTTGGAGGCCCTCAAAAAGGCTGAAGAGAAAACAGCCGAGACGGCAAAGCATACCTCGTCCTTAGAAGATGAGTTGTCTCGGACTCGCAATGTTCTCCAGGaggctgatgagagggcagctaccTTGGAGGTTCGCTGTAGAGAAGTGCtagagcagctgtcctctatgacagagGCTCTCAAGGAGAGAGATGAGGCCGTTAGCCAGAAAGCTGAAGTCCAGCGCCAATTTgatgccttaaaggctgatctcGAAGGACTTCAGACTCATCTGGAGGAAGTAAAGGCTCAGAGAGAGATGGCCTTAGCTCGGGtgcag ACTTCATATGTTTATTCAGAAGCTCTAAATTAA